A region from the Triticum urartu cultivar G1812 chromosome 1, Tu2.1, whole genome shotgun sequence genome encodes:
- the LOC125536346 gene encoding transcription repressor OFP1-like: MARRKFRLSDMIPNAWFYKLRDMGAHGRGGVGVHHRSSSARSYQQPPSARESSARWSVEAARQPPSSRWHREVSNDVQQPEADVEPPATPTKESPRAPLPRRASYYYSTRDREVPAPPVPKPPRAKEAQSPTRSARRRHKVDHAPEERGPAGGKEPVVGALGSSGRRRDTCIKSDGGEPRRPTVSGPADDGRNVKVIASQNEIIIDLLGEDTPGRRLRPIVTKPAARRQPGPNKQDVTRADHADATARASSASDKSSVSRPRRSSASSSGRRRLKTLSKSPRLAATARKANPPSRKWAAPPPPLPAPVIVSSYPVVKMSEDPRQDFRESMEEMISAKRIQDAEDLEDLLACYLSLNDAAHHDLIIDVFEQIWVSLAGARP, translated from the coding sequence ATGGCCCGCCGCAAGTTCCGGCTGTCCGACATGATCCCCAATGCCTGGTTCTACAAGCTCCGCGACATGGGCGCCCACGGGCGCGGCGGCGTCGGGGTGCATCATCGGTCCTCCTCGGCCCGGTCCTACCAGCAGCCGCCGTCGGCTCGGGAGTCGTCGGCTCGGTGGAGCGTGGAGGCCGCGCGGCAGCCGCCGTCGTCCCGGTGGCACAGGGAGGTAAGCAACGACGTCCAGCAGCCGGAGGCCGACGTCGAGCCGCCGGCCACGCCGACCAAGGAGTCGCCCCGTGCCCCGCTCCCTCGCAGGGCGTCGTACTACTACTCCACCAGAGACAGGGAGGTCCCGGCGCCGCCGGTTCCGAAGCCGCCCAGGGCCAAGGAAGCGCAGTCGCCGACGAGGAGCGCCAGGAGGCGGCACAAGGTGGACCACGCGCCTGAAGAAAGAGGACCCGCCGGGGGGAAGGAGCCCGTGGTCGGCGCGCTAGGCAGCTCTGGTCGGCGTCGTGACACGTGCATCAAGAGTGACGGCGGGGAGCCCCGGAGGCCAACGGTGTCAGGCCCGGCGGACGACGGCCGCAACGTCAAGGTGATCGCGTCGCAGAACGAAATCATCATCGACCTCCTGGGCGAGGACACGCCCGGGAGAAGGCTCCGGCCAATCGTGACCAAGCCAGCGGCGAGGAGACAGCCTGGGCCGAACAAGCAGGATGTCACCCGAGCCGACCACGCCGACGCGACCGCGAGAGCGAGCTCTGCCTCCGACAAGAGCAGCGTCAGCAGGCcgaggcgttcctccgcatcATCGTCGGGCCGCCGCCGCCTCAAGACGCTTTCCAAGAGCCCGCGCCTGGCCGCCACCGCCAGGAAAGCGAACCCGCCGTCCCGGAAATGGGCGGCGCCACCGCCACCGCTGCCGGCGCCGGTGATCGTGAGCAGCTACCCGGTGGTGAAGATGTCGGAGGACCCACGGCAGGACTTCCGCGAGTCCATGGAGGAGATGATCAGCGCGAAGCGCATCCAGGACGCGGAGGACCTGGAGGACCTCCTGGCCTGCTACCTCTCCCTCAACGACGCGGCGCACCATGACCTCATAATCGACGTCTTCGAGCAGATTTGGGTGAGCCTCGCCGGCGCCAGGCCGTGA